The Gopherus evgoodei ecotype Sinaloan lineage unplaced genomic scaffold, rGopEvg1_v1.p scaffold_34_arrow_ctg1, whole genome shotgun sequence genome window below encodes:
- the LGALS7 gene encoding galectin-7, with translation MVAAAMALIPDRPTIPYSTAIPGGLRPHTWVKMKGSVPERSTGFRVKFIYGQYEGANVALLFNPRFEGSPHIIFNSLVERKWGQEERKENSPFRRGKNFTLMFTTTPTAYKVTVNERHHYTFQHRLPPEHVRFLEMDGDVKLEAVSWEGGGSYWNRLTALPGWGASRMY, from the exons AtggtggcagcagcaatggcTCTAATTCCAGACAGGCCG ACCATCCCGTACAGCACTGCCATTCCGGGAGGACTCCGTCCGCACACCTGGGTGAAGATGAAGGGTTCGGTGCCAGAGAGGAGCACAGG CTTCCGGGTAAAGTTCATCTACGGTCAGTACGAAGGGGCCAATGTGGCCTTGCTCTTCAACCCCCGCTTTGAGGGCTCCCCCCACATCATCTTCAACAGCTTGGTGGAGAGAAAGTGGGGCCAGGAGGAGCGGAAGGAAAACAGCCCCTTCCGCAGAGGGAAAAACTTCACGCTGATGTTCACCACCACCCCCACGGCGTACAAG GTGACGGTGAACGAGCGTCATCACTACACCTTCCAGCACCGCCTCCCGCCGGAGCACGTGCGCTTCCTGGAGATGGACGGTGACGTGAAGCTGGAGGCCGTCAGCTGGGAAGGGGGCGGCAGTTACTGGAACCGCCTCACGGCGCTGCCCGGTTGGGGGGCCTCCCGCATGTATTAA